A stretch of Brevundimonas naejangsanensis DNA encodes these proteins:
- a CDS encoding rod-binding protein, with the protein MDAVAVSPDLLRANAPARPAPPQNLEAMRRTAEAFEASFLSQMMKPMFESLSTEAPFGGGAGEAAWRGFLVDAMAQQTVKAGGVGLADSVLAQMIKMQEQGA; encoded by the coding sequence ATGGACGCCGTGGCCGTTTCCCCCGACCTGCTGCGCGCCAATGCCCCGGCTCGCCCCGCCCCGCCTCAAAACCTGGAAGCCATGCGCCGCACGGCCGAGGCCTTCGAGGCCAGCTTCCTGTCGCAGATGATGAAGCCCATGTTCGAGAGCCTGAGCACCGAGGCCCCCTTCGGCGGCGGCGCGGGCGAGGCCGCCTGGCGCGGCTTCCTGGTCGACGCCATGGCCCAGCAGACGGTGAAGGCCGGCGGCGTCGGCCTGGCCGACAGCGTCCTGGCCCAGATGATCAAGATGCAGGAGCAAGGCGCATGA